One genomic region from Neoarius graeffei isolate fNeoGra1 chromosome 4, fNeoGra1.pri, whole genome shotgun sequence encodes:
- the LOC132884654 gene encoding polymeric immunoglobulin receptor-like, whose amino-acid sequence MDIGGLSNPPCSDDSRDLVSREVRADAGGGINIKCRYEDEYKDKPKSFCKNGADQWCFNQITTKLNSEWSHDGRFSVHDSRSAGFFSVFIRELITEDTGTYSCAVVVSDEIETYTVVKLNVTEDLSYEKSISETVHVGGDLNISCKYPESLRSDPKFLCRKTLQQAACFYKGSVKDSRKYVNEGKFSLYDDRAKQIFTVSIRNVTEQDSGEYWCGAEGAGTSDHGYKVYFTQINLRAADPSVLVSVPIPAQPSSSSSSSELTSASPPTGFPASTVIPVSVILLLFLFGIIFLIAILSKRRRMQGL is encoded by the exons ATGGATATTGGTGGCCTGTCTAACCCTCCCTGTTCAGATGACTCAC GGGACTTGGTCTCTAGAGAAGTGAGAGCAGATGCAGGGGGAGGAATCAACATCAAGTGCAGATATGAGGATGAATATAAAGACAAACCAAAATCTTTCTGTAAGAACGGAGCTGATCAGTGGTGTTTTAATCAAATAACAACAAAACTAAACAGTGAATGGTCACATGATGGCAGATTCTCAGTTCATGACAGCAGAAGTGCAGGATTCTTCAGTGTGTTTATCAGAGAGCTGATTACGGAGGACACTGGAACATATTCGTGTGCTGTTGTTGTGTCTGATGAAATAGAGACCTACACTGTAGTGAAGCTGAATGTAACAGAAG ATCTGTCCTATGAGAAGTCCATCAGTGAGACTGTTCATGTCGGAGGAGATTTGAACATCAGCTGTAAATACCCAGAATCCCTCAGGAGTGACCCCAAGTTTCTCTGCAGGAAGACGCTGCAACAAGCTGCTTGTTTTTATAAAGGATCTGTTAAAGACAGTAGAAAGTATGTAAATGAGGGGAAATTCTCCCTGTATGATGACAGAGCAAAACAAATCTTCACTGTCAGTATTAGAAATGTGACTGAGCAGGACTCTGGTGAATACTGGTGTGGAGCTGAAGGAGCCGGGACATCTGATCATGGATACAAGGTTTATTTCACACAGATCAACCTGAGAGCTGCTG ATCCATCTGTCCTAGTTTCAGTTCCAATACCAGCACAAccttcatcatcgtcatcatcatctgaGCTCACATCAGCTTCTCCTCCGACAG GATTTCCAGCTTCCACTGTGATCCCTGTGTCTGTAATTCTGCTGCTGTTTCTGTTTGGAATCATATTCCTCATTGCGATTCTGTCAAAGAGACGCAGGATGCAAG GTTTATGA